The uncultured Dysgonomonas sp. genome contains the following window.
CCGATAAAGTTGTTAAGGACTACTTTCCTGATCGTCTTACCACATGGAAAAACCGTATAGAAAGGCACTCCGGCGAACAGGAAGGAATCTCTATCCACGATAGAAAAGAAGACGGGACAATTGCCTATAAAATCACAGACGACAACTATCAGGTATCGCATGCTAAAATAGCGATTGCAAACGGAGGTGTTATCGGGCTTCCCGGCAGTGGTGTAGAGCGGGATTTTCTGCCGCAGGCGTATTCCGACTTTATTTTTGCAATCGTTCTTGAAGAGATGGGTTTGCTCGGCGGATTATTTGTACTCCTTTTATATGTCGCATTAATGATCCGGTGCGGAGTACTTGCATCGAAATGCGAAAAGAAATTTCCCCGCTACCTCATTCTGGGGGCAGGGCTTATACTTACAATACAGGCTTTGGCTAATATGGCCGTTGCAGTCAATCTTATACCCGTAACAGGGCAGCCATTACCATTGGTCAGCCGGGGAGGAACTTCTACAATTATTACTTGCGCTTATTTCGGGATTATTTTGGCTTGTTCTTCAAAACTGAACGATTCAGATCATGAAGATGTAGACGAAAGCATTGCGAATGTGGATTTTGAAACTTTTGATGAAGCAAATAGAATATGAAACAGCTAAAAGTAATAATAAGCGGTGGGGGCACAGGAGGGCATATATTCCCTGCTATAGCTATTGCCAACACGATAAAAGGGCGTTATCCTGATGCTGAAATCCTCTTTGTAGGAGCTACCGGTCGTATGGAAATGGAGAAAGTTCCTGCAGCCGGATATGAAATTATCGGTCTGGAAATATCTGGTCTTAACAGGAAAAATATCTTTAAGAATATATCTACCGTATTGAAATTCCAGAAGAGCTTAATAAAAGCGAAACGGATACTCAAGGATTTCCGGCCCGATGTCGTAATAGGTGTGGGAGGCTATGCGAGTGGTCCCGTGCTATACAAAGCGAATGCGTTGAAAATACCGACGCTTATTCAGGAACAGAATTCCTATGCCGGGGTTACAAATAAATTCTTGTCAAAGAAGGCTTCTGTAGTATGTGTTGCATACGAAGGGATGGAACGTTTCTTCCCTAAAAGCAAAATAGTAATGACTGGCAATCCATGCCGTCAGGAGTTACTATCTGCTACTATTACCAAGCAAGAAGCAAATAAGGAATTTAACCTCGATCCGAACAAAAAAACAATCCTGCTCATAGGAGGAAGCTTAGGTTCGAGGATGATGAATAAAAGTATTCTGTCGGGAATTGATGAACTGGCTAAGTCTGATGTACAATTGCTTTGGCAATGCGGAAAACTCTATTCGTTCGAAATGAATATGGATTTATCCAGTAAAGGTAGTCCTGAAAATATACATATCCATGAATTTATATCGCGGATGGATTTGGCCTATAAAGCAGCTGATCTGGTTATTTCCCGTGCGGGGGCAAGCTCTATCTCCGAACTTAGCCTGCTCGGAAAGCCTGTGATATTAGTACCTTCGCCGAATGTATCGGAAGATCATCAGACAAAGAATGCGATGGCGCTGGTAAACAAAAATGCAGCTATTCTGATCAGGGATGATGAAGCAATCGAAAAACTTGTACCTGTGGCATTAGACGTAATACAGGATAAAGAAAAACTTAGCATTTTATCAGAGAATATTCTGAAAATGGCACAACCCGATTCTGCCAACCGTATTGTGGATGAGGTTATTAAATTGGTAAAGGAAAATGAATAATATACAATCTATATATTTTATAGGAATAGGCGGTATAGGCATGAGCAATCTGGCGCGTTACTTTATGTCGAAAGGCAAAAAGGTTGCCGGATATGACCGTACCGAAACTTCTCTAACAAAAGATCTGGTTACCGAAGGCGCTGAAATCCATTATACTGATGATGTAAAGCTTATACCGGGCTATTGTAAAGATAAAGGAAGTACACTGGTTGTATATACACCTGCCGTACCGGCTGAGAATGAAGAAGT
Protein-coding sequences here:
- a CDS encoding FtsW/RodA/SpoVE family cell cycle protein — encoded protein: MEFNFLGRAFKGDKVIWCIFIALCIISLLEVFSATSTIAYRQQSHWAPILRHAAFLLIGFAVVMFLQRVPTRFFSILLLGLPISAILLIFTMFMGQDVNGAQRWLGVGAFTIQPSEFAKISAIGFIAFFLSKMKPENETWIFKTLIIGIVVICALIAPENLSTACLLFGVSVLMLWIGQVQFKRLLKVGLGGAALVGLVLLCITLLPDKVVKDYFPDRLTTWKNRIERHSGEQEGISIHDRKEDGTIAYKITDDNYQVSHAKIAIANGGVIGLPGSGVERDFLPQAYSDFIFAIVLEEMGLLGGLFVLLLYVALMIRCGVLASKCEKKFPRYLILGAGLILTIQALANMAVAVNLIPVTGQPLPLVSRGGTSTIITCAYFGIILACSSKLNDSDHEDVDESIANVDFETFDEANRI
- the murG gene encoding undecaprenyldiphospho-muramoylpentapeptide beta-N-acetylglucosaminyltransferase; this translates as MKQLKVIISGGGTGGHIFPAIAIANTIKGRYPDAEILFVGATGRMEMEKVPAAGYEIIGLEISGLNRKNIFKNISTVLKFQKSLIKAKRILKDFRPDVVIGVGGYASGPVLYKANALKIPTLIQEQNSYAGVTNKFLSKKASVVCVAYEGMERFFPKSKIVMTGNPCRQELLSATITKQEANKEFNLDPNKKTILLIGGSLGSRMMNKSILSGIDELAKSDVQLLWQCGKLYSFEMNMDLSSKGSPENIHIHEFISRMDLAYKAADLVISRAGASSISELSLLGKPVILVPSPNVSEDHQTKNAMALVNKNAAILIRDDEAIEKLVPVALDVIQDKEKLSILSENILKMAQPDSANRIVDEVIKLVKENE